Below is a genomic region from Ferrovum sp. PN-J185.
TGCTATCTCTTTACTACCAATTTCAGTACCAATCGATTCTAGTTCCTTAGTAATCTCAATTGCTTTATTCCACTCTTTTTCTGTAACATAAATGTCTAATAGTGATCGAGTAGCAACCTCTGAAAAACTGATTACTTTTTTTAGATCTAAGAATAATGATTCTGCTCGATCTAAAAGACCTGCCTTAAGATAATCCTGAGCTAACTCATATAGCGCTTGAGACTTTTGCTCTGCAGATAAATCTGTGCGTTCTAATAAGCTTTGATGCATTCTAGTTGCACGGTCAACTTCGCCACGTCGACGAAATAAGCCACCCAATGCAAACTGTAATTCAACCGTTTGTTGATCTGTCTGAGCAACTTCAATAAATGACTCGATAGCCTTATCTGTTTGCTCGTTTAAAAGAAAATTTAATCCTTTAAAGTAAGAAGCAGGTAATGCTCGGGATTCAGTTAATAGATGTCTAATATCAACACGAGCAGCAAGCCAGCCTAAACCAAAAAATACAGGAATAACTAATAACCAATAAGCCTGAAAATCCATAATAATTTACTATATTTTATTTAAACAGCATCAATGTGAGCGGCAGTTGATATGTCACGAATGGGTTTGGGTTGACTAGTTAACTCATTAACCTTTTCTAACTGATTGAGTTCACGTCTTAATCGTTGTAATTCTCGACGTTGTTTAAATAAACTCCCCATGGCAACTAATAAGCCAACGACAACACCTGAGATAAAAAACACCAGCAAAAAGACGATCAAGGGGCCTTGCCACTGATAATTTAGAAAATATTTCACTGTCACCGGCTCTACATTTTTAATAGCAAAGCCTAACAGCAAAATAAACACAAGAATTCGTATAATCCATTTTAAGTAAAACATTATATATTCCCTATTTTTCTACATTTTAAATTAAAAACGGGTGTTTAACACCCGTTTTTAATTTAGTCCGTAGACAGAGTATTACTCTTAGGAAAATCCACTCGATCACGTAGTTCCTTTCCTGGTTTAAAGTGTGGTACATGTTTTTCAGGAACCAACACTTTTTCACCAGTTTTAGGATTCCTACCTTGACGAGGGGGTCGATGGTTCAACCCAAAACTTCCAAACCCTCGAATTTCGATCCGCTCCCCGGATACCAATGATTGACTCATGGCATCCAGTATTGTTTTTACAGCCAATTCTGTATCTTTAGATACCAACTGGCTATATTTAAGAGACAACAGATCAATTAATTCTGATTTAGTCATTTAAAGATTAACCTTCAGAGGATTGGTTTTCAAGTTTAGCTTTCAACAACGCGCCTAAGCTTGTAGTACCTGCATTAGCAGGATTATCAGCTGTAACTCGTTGCATTGCGGCGCTCTCTTCAACTGCATCTTTGGCTTTGATCGACAAATTAATAGTTCTATTTTTGCGATCAACATTAAGAATAACAGCTTCCACCGCATCGCCTTCATTAAAGTGAGCTTTAACATCCTCAACTCGATCACGTGAAATCTCTGAGGCACGTAAGTAACCTTCGATGTCATCACCTAAATCAATGACCGCACCTTTACTATCTATCGATTTAACAGTACCTTTTACAATGGCACCTTTATCATTAACTGCAGTAAAGTTGGTGAAAGGATCTCCAGAAAGCTGTTTAATGCCTAAAGAAATTCGTTCTCTTTCCACATCAATTGCAAGAATAATGGCTTCAACTTCATCACCTTTCTTGTAATTGTGTACTGCCTCTTCACCAGTCTGGCTCCAAGACAAATCAGACAAATGAACTAGACCATCAATGCCACCTGGTAAACCTATAAAGACACCGAAATCAGTAATTGATTTAATTTGGCCTTTAACATGATCATTCTTATTATGGGTTGCAGCAAACTCTTCCCATGGATTAGGACGACATTGTTTCATGCCCAATGAAATACGACGACGTTCTTCATCTATCTCAAGAATCATTACTTCAACTTCATCGCCTAGTTGAACAACTTTTGATGGATGTACATTTTTATTAGTCCAATCCATTTCAGAAACGTGCACTAATCCTTCAATACCTGGTTCAATCTCAACGAATGCACCGTAGTCTGTGAGGTTGGTTACCTTACCAAATAAACGGGTTTTTTCTGGGTAGCGACGTGCAAGACCAACCCAAGGATCATCACCTAACTGCTTAAGACCTAATGAAACACGGTTTTTATCTTGATCGTATTTTAATACCTTCGCTTCAACTTCATCACCCACATTTAATACTTCAGATGGATGTTTTACTCGTCTCCATGCTAAGTCCGTAATGTGTAACAGACCATCTATACCACCCAAGTCAACGAATGCACCGTAATCAGTTATATTTTTAACTACACCTTTTACGATAGAACCTTCTTTCAAGTTTTCTAATAGGTTCTCACGGTCTGCACCTTGTGATGCTTCCATAACTGCACGACGTGATACAACAACGTTATTACGTTTACGATCGAGTTTAATAACTTTAAACTCCATCTCTTTACCTTCATAAGGTGAAGTATCTTTAATTGGACGTACATCCACCAATGATCCTGGTAAGAATGCACGAATACCGTTAACCATTACTGTTAAGCCGCCTTTAACCTTACCACTTACAACACCAGTAACAAGTGTGCCTTTGGTCATCGCATCATCTAAATCAAGCCAGGCAGCTAAACGTTTAGCCTTTTCACGAGATAGTTTGGTTGAACCATAACCATCTTCAAGAGTATCAATAGCTACTTTTACGAAGTCACCAACTTGTGCTTCCAGTTCACCACGATCATCTTTAAATTCTTCTATGGGAATTAAACTCTCTGATTTCAACCCAGCGTTTACAATTACAAAGTTACCGTCAATACCAACTACTTCTGCGGTGATTACTTCACCTATGCGCATTTCTTGATGGGATAAGCTTTCCTCAAACAAGCTAGCAAAACTTTCAGTTGTAGAGGTTTGTTGATTGGTTGTATTCATGAAAAACAGTTACCTATAAAAATCACCCGCCGCGTATCGGGGTCAATTAAAATACTCATAATTTGTATTAACGTCTTAATAATCAATAACGCATTAGATTATTACTACAAGTAATGAGTCCAAAGTTATTTAGATACGCCAGAAAACCACTGTAAGACTTGATTAACTGCCTGATCTATTGTTAATGCAGAGGTATCGAGAAAATGCGCATCAAGAGTCTGTTTTAATGGTGACTCTTTACGAGTCAGATCTCGATGATCACGTTCTACAATATCTTGCAAAAGGGCTTTTATGTTAGCAGATATTCCCTTATTGATCAACTGGTTATAACGTCTTTGCGCTCTTATTTCAGAACTGGCTGTAAGAAAGATTTTTAA
It encodes:
- the rpsA gene encoding 30S ribosomal protein S1, with product MNTTNQQTSTTESFASLFEESLSHQEMRIGEVITAEVVGIDGNFVIVNAGLKSESLIPIEEFKDDRGELEAQVGDFVKVAIDTLEDGYGSTKLSREKAKRLAAWLDLDDAMTKGTLVTGVVSGKVKGGLTVMVNGIRAFLPGSLVDVRPIKDTSPYEGKEMEFKVIKLDRKRNNVVVSRRAVMEASQGADRENLLENLKEGSIVKGVVKNITDYGAFVDLGGIDGLLHITDLAWRRVKHPSEVLNVGDEVEAKVLKYDQDKNRVSLGLKQLGDDPWVGLARRYPEKTRLFGKVTNLTDYGAFVEIEPGIEGLVHVSEMDWTNKNVHPSKVVQLGDEVEVMILEIDEERRRISLGMKQCRPNPWEEFAATHNKNDHVKGQIKSITDFGVFIGLPGGIDGLVHLSDLSWSQTGEEAVHNYKKGDEVEAIILAIDVERERISLGIKQLSGDPFTNFTAVNDKGAIVKGTVKSIDSKGAVIDLGDDIEGYLRASEISRDRVEDVKAHFNEGDAVEAVILNVDRKNRTINLSIKAKDAVEESAAMQRVTADNPANAGTTSLGALLKAKLENQSSEG
- a CDS encoding integration host factor subunit beta gives rise to the protein MTKSELIDLLSLKYSQLVSKDTELAVKTILDAMSQSLVSGERIEIRGFGSFGLNHRPPRQGRNPKTGEKVLVPEKHVPHFKPGKELRDRVDFPKSNTLSTD
- a CDS encoding LapA family protein, producing MFYLKWIIRILVFILLLGFAIKNVEPVTVKYFLNYQWQGPLIVFLLVFFISGVVVGLLVAMGSLFKQRRELQRLRRELNQLEKVNELTSQPKPIRDISTAAHIDAV